A part of Vulpes lagopus strain Blue_001 chromosome 4, ASM1834538v1, whole genome shotgun sequence genomic DNA contains:
- the BRF2 gene encoding transcription factor IIIB 50 kDa subunit encodes MPGGGRCPDCGSAELVDDSHYSQSQLVCSDCGCVVTEGVLTTTFSDEGNLREVTYSRSTGENEQVSRSQQQGLRRVRDLCRVLQLPSTFEDTAVAYYQQAYRHSGIRAARLQKKEVLVGCCVLITCRQHNWPLTMGTICALLYADLEVFSGTYMQIVKLLGLDVPSLCLADLVKTYCSSFKLFQASPSVPAKYVEDKEKMLSRTLQLVELADETWLVTGRHPLPVITAATFLAWQSLQPSERLTCSLARFCKLANVDLPCPASSRLQELLAVLLRMAEQLAWLQVLRLDKRSVVKHIGDLLQHRHTLVRKAFRDGTAELEAREKEQQGWGESPGQGKEEAATSSLDRPEGKRPASPALLLPPCMLKPPKRICPPPPISTVTGDEDISDSEIEQYLRTPQEVRDFQKAQAARQAAVGVSNPP; translated from the exons ATGCCGGGTGGAGGCCGCTGCCCCGACTGCGGGTCCGCTGAGCTCGTGGACGACTCGCACTACTCGCAGAGCCAGCTGGTGTGCTCAGACTGTGGCTGCGTGGTCACCGAGGGAGTCCTTACGACCACCTTCAGCGACGAAGGCAACCTCCGAG AAGTAACCTATTCCCGAAGCACAGGGGAAAACGAACAAGTCAGTCGCAGCCAGCAACAAG GTCTCCGCAGAGTGAGAGACCTCTGTCGAGTTCTGCAGCTGCCATCAACCTTTGAGGACACAGCAGTTGCCTACTACCAGCAAGCGTACCGGCACTCTGGCATCCGTGCTGCCAGGCTGCAAAAGAAGGAAGTGTTGGTTGGCTGCTGTGTCTTAATTACCTGCCGACAGCATAACTGGCCCCTCACCATGGGAACCATCTGCGCCCTGCTGTATGCAGATTTGGAAGTGTTTTCTGGCACCTACATGCAGATAGTGAAGCTCCTGGGGCTGGATGTGCCATCCCTCTGCTTGGCGGACCTGGTGAAGACTTACTGTAGCAG cttcAAACTGTTCCAAGCTTCTCCATCTGTTCCAGCCAAATATGTGGAGGACAAAGAGAAGATGCTGTCGCGAACATTGCAGTTGGTGGAGCTGGCAGATGAGACATGGTTGGTGACTGGGCGGCATCCCTTGCCTGTCATCACCGCTGCTACCTTCCTGGCTTGGCAGTCGCTGCAGCCTTCGGAGCGTCTGACCTGTTCACTTGCCCGATTTTGTAAATTGGCAAATGTGGACCTGCCTTGCCCTGCTTCCTCCCGCCTGCAGGAGCTGCTGGCTGTGCTGCTGCGGATGGCCGAGCAGCTGGCCTGGCTGCAGGTTCTGAGGCTTGACAAACGGTCTGTGGTGAAGCACATTGGCGACCTTCTCCAGCACCGGCACACGTTGGTTCGCAAGGCCTTTCGAGATGGAACAGCAGAGTTGGAAgccagggagaaggagcagcagggtTGGGGcgagagcccagggcagggaaaAGAGGAGGCAGCGACGAGTTCCTTAGATCGGCCCGAGGGCAAGAGACCAGCTAGTCCTGCCCTTCTTCTCCCACCTTGCATGTTGAAGCCCCCGAAGCGgatctgtcccccaccccctatCTCCACAGTCACCGGAGATGAGGACATTTCTGATAGTGAAATAGAGCAGTATCTGCGTACCCCTCAGGAAGTTAGGGACTTTCAGAAAGCTCAGGCTGCAAGACAGGCTGCTGTAGGGGTATCAAACCCTCCCTGA